The window CGTTCGGCGTGTGGCCAGCGCACCAGCGCCTCGAAGCCGGTGATGCGCCCGGTCGAAAGGTCGATCAGCGGCTGATAATACGGCCGCAGCACGTCGTTCTGGATCGCGTCGCGCAGGTCGATCTCGATCTTGCGGCGGCTCTGGGCGCGGGCGTCCATCCCGGCCTCGAAAAATGAGAAGGTGCCGCGCTGCTCGTTCTTGGCGCGGGACAGCGCCATGTCGGCGTTCTTCAGAAGCTTTTCGGACTCGTCACCATCGCTGGGCGCCATCGCGATGCCGATGCTGGCGCCGATCACGACGGAATGGCCGTCGAGCAGATAGGGATCGCCGATCGCCTCCAGCAGCCTCCGGCACAGCAACACGGCGTCCTCGGGCCGAGCGAGCCCGCTCTGGACGATCGCGAATTCGTCGGAGTTGAGGCGGGCAATGGTATCCTCCTCGCGCAGCGTCGAGCGCAGCCGCTTGGCGACGCCGCGCAGGAGCTTGTCGCCGACGCCGTGGCCGAGCGTGTCGTTGACCGATTTGAAATTGTCGAGGCCAAGTACCAGCACCGCGACCTTGTCGCTGCTGCGCCTGGTGTGCGAGAGGATTTCGTCCATCTGCTGGCGCAGCAGGTTGCGGTTCGGCAGCCCGGTCAAACCGTCGTGCTGGGCCATGAAGGCGAGCCGCGCCTCGGCGCGCTTGCGCTCGGTGATATCCATCAGCGCGAGCAGCACCGCGGGCCGGTCGTTATAGACGAGCTCGCGCGAATAGATCGCCAGATCAATCAGCGTGCCGTCGGCCCGGACGTGCTTCCAGGTGCGCGCCGTCAGTTCGTCGCTCGAGCGGTCGCCGGCCCAGGGCGGCTCAGATTCGAAGGCCTGGAGCTTGCGAATGGACAGCTTCTCGAATTCGGCGCGGCTATGGCCGTAATGGGCGAGCGCGGCGTCGTTGACGCCGAGGATGCGTTCATCGTCCAGCGCGCAGACGATCATCGGCACCGGATTAGAGTCGAACAACAGCCGGAACGAGTCCTCGCGCTGCTTCAATTCGGAGATGTCGACGCGCAGGCCGATAATGCCGCCGTCCTCGGTCAGCCGCTCCTCGATCAGGATGCAGCGGCCGTCGGCGAGGATCTGCTCATGGCGTTCGCCGGGCCGAAAAAGCCTGGTGAGCCGCTCGGCGATCCACTCTTCTTCGCGGCCGACCGCTTCCGGATAATCGCCGCGCTCGACGCCGATGCGGATCGTATCCTGCAGCCGCGCGCCCGGCACGAACAGGTCCGAGCTGCGGCTGTAGATCTCCGAATATTTCTTGTTCCAGAGGATGTAGCGGCCCTCGGCGTCGAGAAACACGATGCCCTGCGGCAGGATGTCGATCGCCTCGCGCAGCCGTTCGTGGGATTTTCGCGCATCGGCGATCGCGGCCTCGGCTTCGGCGCGTTTGCGCACGATCTCGCCGATCTCGGCCGCGACGCGCCGGCTCGGGCCTGCGAGTTTGGGAATGGGCTTCGCCGGCAGCCCGGGAATCCGGGCAATCGCCGCGCGCTTCAGTTTGTTGGCCGCCTTTGGCCGGACTTTTCGCATTACCGCCGCCCCATTCCGCATTTCTGCGGGTTCCCTTTTCCGATAAGTATCTGAAAAAATGGTATCCTTTGCCGAATTCGGCGTTCGCGCGCGATGCCTTGCGGGATCACCTTGTATTTCGGCTGCCTGTTTATGAGGCGAACTCGCAGGTGTCAGCGTAACAGAGGTTGTACTGCCGCAAGCGATGAGCTGCGCCCGCGAAGCCGCAAGGCAAAATCGTCTACGCGTGTTAACGGATGTCGCGATTGGAGAAGCGCTAGCGCGGTTTTCCGCGCATTCGCACGAAATTTCGCCAATGATGATAAGGGTTATCGAACGGTTAAGATCGCGGCCGCGCTGCGGCGGACCGTCGCGCTAGTTCGAAATCTCGATCCGCGTGTTGCGCGGCCCGTTGCGCCCGACCAGCGCGAACAGGGTCGCGGCATGCGACGGATCCAACCTGACGCAGCCATGCGACGCCGGACCGCCGAGCCGCGTCAACTCGTAAGTGCCGTGAATGGCGAAGCCGCCGTAAAAGAAGATCGCGTGCGGCATCGGCGAATTATAATACTTCCGCGAGAACCAGCGCCGCGCCATCAATTGCGGGTGAAACGTCCCGCTCGGGGTGCCGTAACCGCTGCGCCCGGTCGAGACCGGCCAATTGTGTCGCATCATGCCGTCGACGCTCATCGCCATGCGCTGGGCTGATTTGTCGATCTGGACCACCACATCGGCGCGGGCCGGCGACCATGCTAATCCCGCCATGACGACCGCGGCCGCAAACACCAACCTTGCGCGCCGTCCGACTGACAGCCGTTTCATGACGCAACCCCTGCCGACAATTTTGTTGGAGGCATGATTCGTTTTTGGTTGCGCGTTGTAAAGGCCCGCGCGGCGTGTGACGGCAAGCTGCCGCGGTTAAGCCTGATCCGCCGCCGGCCGATGGTTCGCAGCGGCGAGGCCTAGCGAAAAATCAAGCAATTGCGATTGCCGCGCCATATCCCCGGCTGCAGAATTCCGTGCTACGCTTTGCTGCCAGAGTGAGCCATGAATTCCCGCCTGATTCTCATTCCCCTGCTGTTGTCCGCCATCCTCGCCAGTGCCTCCGCCGCGCTGGCGCAGGACAAGGGCAGCGTTGACCCAAAGCCGCTGCCGCCGCTCGCCAATCCCAAGGATCCCAAGCTCGGCGCTAAGGAGCTGTTCGGCCGCAAGGTGTTGCCGGCGGCGATGCCGACGCACGTGATCGGCTTCTACGCCAAAGGCTGCATCGCCGGTGCCGAAGCGCTACCGATCAACGGCGACACCTGGCAGGTGATGCGTTTGTCGCGCAACCGCAACTGGGCGCATCCCGACATGGTCGCGCTATTGGAACGGCTGTCGGCCAAGGTGCACAAGGAGGCCGGCTGGCCGGGAATCCTGATTGGCGACATGTCGCAGCCGCGCGGCGGCCCGATGATCACCGGTCACGCCAGCCACCAGGTTGGGCTCGACGCCGACGTCTGGCTGACGCCGATGCCGGACCGGCGATTGTCGCGCGAGGAGCGCGAGGAAGTGTCGGCGGTGATGATGGTGCGCGCCGACCGGCTCGACGTCGATCCGGCGGTCTGGACACCAGGGCATCTGATCATGATCCGCGCCGCCGCACAGGAGCCGAGCGTGCAGCGCATCTTCGTCAACGCCGCGATCAAGAAAGCGTTATGCCGCGAAGCCAAGGGCGACCGCAGCTGGCTCGGCAAGATCCGGCCGATGTATGGCCATGACTATCATTTTCATATCCGCATCAAATGTCCTCCCGGCAGCAAGGAATGCGAGAGCCAACCGGACCCGGAATCTGGCGAAGGCTGCAGCGCCGCCGATTTCGCGTTCTGGTTCAAGGACTCTACCATCCACCCCAAACCGTCGACAGAGCCGCCGAAGCCGCATCCGGGGATCACGCTGGCGCAACTGCCGGCAGCCTGCCGCAAGGTCTTGGCTGCGCCGGACGCAAAGCAATAGGGCCCAGGCGGCTATCCTCGCACCCTCGAAATGCGCTAATATTGCGCGTCGTTGCGCCGTAAGCGCGCGGCCACTCCATGACGCGGCATCACCGCGCGCGCAACCCAATTCACCCCAGCGAGAACCATCATGCGCATCAGTGCACGCAACCAGATCAAAGGCACCGTCGTCGAAGTCAAGAAGGGCGCGACCACCTCCCACGTCCGCGTCGACATCGGCGGCGGCCATATCGTGACTTCCTCGATCACCAACGAGGCGGTCGATGATTTGGGCATCAAGGCCAAGGGCGCAGTGACCGTCGTGATCAAGGCCTCCGACGTCATGATCGCGGTGGATTGATCATGCGCGGTTCTTTGTTGATTGCATTGCTGCTGTGTGGGGCTCCCGCTTACGCCGCAGAAGAGCCGAGCGGCTGCGACAAGTTCAAATGGAATATCGAGCACGAACGCACGGCACTGACCGCGCCGGATCGCATCAAGCTTGTGTCGGGTGGTGAACTTGACGCGCTGCCATCGACCGGGATGACGCTCGCTTTGGTCGCACCGGGCGAGGCAAAACTGCCCTCGCCGCCGGAACGCGCGCCCAAGGAAGGCACCTTCGCCGGTTTTGCCAATTTCACGAGCGCACCGAAGGCAGGCCTCTACACCATCAGCCTGTCCGCCGGCGGCTGGGTCGACGTGGTGCAGGACGGGCATTTTGTCAAACCCAAGGGGTTTAGCGGCGCGACCGATTGTGACGGTATCCGCAAGACCATGAAGTACGAGCTTTCGGCCAGCCCGTTCGTATTGCAGGTCAGCGGGACCAAGGAGAATTCGGTATCGGTTGCGATCCTGCCCTCGGAATAGGTCAACAGGCCTTTACCCAAACCTCCAGCCTGTTATTGTTTTTGCTCGCGAAATCCCGGTCGGCCGTAAGCCGCCGGGAGAACGGAACGGCGCTTCCGCCTGTCGCGTCCATGTCAACCAACGCCTGATTTGCGCGCGCGGAAAAGCGCGCCCGCGAATACGCACGGAGCGTCATCATGCATCGTCTTGCCGGACTCGTCGCCGCCTTCATGATCCTGTGCGGATCTGCCTTTTTGCCTGCGCTTGCCCAGGACAAGAACCTCGTCGTGTTTGCCGCGGCCTCGATGAAGAACGCGCTCGACGACATCGACCTAGCCTTCACCTCCAAGACCGGCGTCAAGGTTTCGGCGAGCTATGCCGCAAGCTCGGTATTGGCAAAGCAGATCGAGCAAGGCGCGCCGGCGGATATTTTTGTCTCTGCCGACACTGACTGGATGGACTACGCGGTCAGTAAGAAGAACATCAACGAGCAGACGCGGATCAATCTGCTCGGCAACAGCATCGTGCTGATCGCGCCAAAGGATTCAGACATCAACAACGTCACCATCGCGCCAGGTTTCGATCTGGCAAAACTCGCCGGCGACGGCAAGATCGCCACCGGCGACGTCAAAGCCGTCCCTGTCGGCAAATACGCCAAGGCGGCGCTGGAGAAACTCGGGGCCTGGCAGGCCGCCGAGCCGAAATTCGCCATGGCCGAGAGCGTGCGCGCGGCGCTTACCCTGGTGGCGCGCGGCGAGGCGGCGCTCGGGATCGTCTATTCGACCGACGCCAAGGTCGAGCCCGGCGTCAAAATCGTCGGCACTTTTCCGGCGGATTCTCATCCGCCGATCATCTACCCGGTCGCGGCGACGACGACCGCAAGAGCGGAAGCCGCCGATTATTTGACCTTCCTGAAATCATCGGCGGCGAAGACGATCCTGGAAAGATATGGATTCACGTACCTGATCCGCCCGACCTCCTGATCCCCTTAAGTGTTCGACATCTCGCCCACGGAATGGACCGCGATCGCGCTTTCGCTGCGGGTGGCGACAGTCGCGACGCTGGTCGCGACGCCGCTCGGGATCGCGGTCGCATGGCTGTTGGCGCGGCGTGATTTCTGGGGCAAGTCGGTCGCCGACGCGTTGATCCATCTGCCGCTGGTGCTGCCGCCGGTCGCCACCGGTTATCTCCTGCTTTTGACGTTCGGCCGGCGCGGCCTGGTCGGCGCCTGGCTCGCCGATCATCTCGGCATCGTGTTCGCGTTCCGCTGGACCGGGGCGGCGCTGGCCTGCGGGGTGATGTCGTTTCCGTTGCTGGTGCGGCCGATCCGGCTATCGATCGAGGCGGTGGACCGGAGGCTGGAGCAGGCGGCAAGCACGCTCGGCGCCGAGCCCTGGCGGGTGTTTGCGACCGTCACCTTACCCCTGGCATTGCCGGGCGTGCTGGCAGGGATGGTACTGGGCTTTGCCAAGGCGATCGGCGAATTCGGCGCGACCATTACTTTCGTGTCGAACATTCCCGGCGAAACCCAGACCATTTCCTCGGCGATCTATTCGCTGATCCAGACTCCCGACGGCGATACCGCGGCGCTGCGGCTGGTGGTGGTTTCTGTGGTGATTGCGATGGGCGCATTGATCGCTTCCGAATGGTTCGCGCGGCGCGCGACCCAGCGCCTGCACGGGAATTGACCATGCTGCGCGTCGACATCACAAAGAGGCTCGGCGAATTCTCCCTTGAGGCTTCCTTCACCAGCGAGGGGCGCGTGACCGGCCTGTTCGGCGCCTCGGGTGCCGGCAAGACCTCGCTGATCAACATGATCGCGGGATTATTGAAGCCCGACCGAGGCATCATCGCCATCGACGGCGAGACGCTCGACGACACCGCCAAACGCGTGCATGTCCCCGCGCATCGCCGCCGCATCGGCTATGTGTTTCAGGACGCGCGGCTGTTTCCGCATCTTAACGTCGCACAAAACCTCGACTATGGCCGACGGATGAACAGGCTCGCCGAGGACCCCGCGCAATTCAAGCGCGTCACCGACCTGCTCGATATTGGCCACCTGTTGGATCGCCGTCCCGGCAAACTCTCCGGCGGCGAGCGCCAGCGCGTCGCGCTCGGACGCGCGCTGTTGTCAAAGCCGCGACTGCTGCTGATGGATGAGCCGCTCGGATCGCTCGATGAGGGGCGAAAAGTCGAGATCCTGCCCTATCTGGTGCGGCTGCGCGATGAGGCCAATGTGCCGATGGTCTATGTCAGCCACGACGCCGCCGAATTGCGCCAATTGGCGACACAGATCGTGATGCTTAGGGGTGGACGGGTGACTGCGCTCGGCGGAGTCAAGGTGCTGCCGGGCGTTTGATGATCCTCATGGTGAGGAGGCGCTCTTGCGCCGTCTCGAACCATGAGGCCCCCGTGCTGCCTCATCCTTCGAGACGCGGCCAAGAGGCCGCTCCTCAGGATGAGGTTCTTTGCTATTCTCGTGATCCGAGGCACGCCCTCAACCGGAGAAACAGCCCATGGCCGAGCCGCAGATCCGCTTCAACGACGGTGCAGGCTATGAGCGGATGATGGGGGTCTGGAGCAAACTCGTGGGCGAAGTCTTCCTTGACTGGCTCGCGCCGCGCTCCGGCCTGCGCTGGATCGACGTCGGCTGCGGCAACGGGGCCTTCACCGAGCTGATCGTCAGGAGATACGCACCCGCCGAGATTTCCGGCGTCGATCCCTCCGAAGGCCAACTCGCCTTTGCCCGCGCACGGCCAACCACGCGCATCGCGCAATTTCGGCAAGGCGACGCAATGGAGCTTCCCTACGCAGCCCACACATTCGACGCGGCGGTGATGGCACTGGTGATATTCTTCGTTCCCGATCCCGCCAAGGGTCTCGCCGAGATGGTTCGGGTGGTGGCCCCGGGCGGATCGGTCGCCGCTTATGCCTGGGACGTCCTGGGTGGTGGATTTCCTTTACTGCCAATCCAGAGAGAAATGCGCGCCATGGGCGTTCCCGTACCTCTGCCGCCGAGTTCGGACGTTTCGAGAGCCGAGGCGCTTCAGAAGCTATGGACCGATGCGGGTCTTGAAGGCGTGGAGACGCGGAAGATCGAGGTGCAACGGACCTTCCCCGATTTCGACGATTATTGGACGACGGCCATGCTGGCATCCAGCACCGGTCCGACGGTCGCTGCGATGCCGCCGGATGACGCCGCGCGGCTGAAAAGCCGCGTGCGGGCGGCCATGCCCGCAGACGATGCAGGACGCATTACCTATCGTACGTGGGCCAATGCAGTTAAGGGACGCGTACCGAGTTGAACGGCGGCTGCCACGAGCCGCTGCCGCTCAGACGATCTCACGCGCGCGCAAATCCGCGATTGCATCTGCATCGTAGCCGAGCGAACCCAGCACCTCATCGGTGTGGGCGCCGAGTTCGGGTGCCATTGAATCGAGCCTGCCGCCGCCATGGGCGAGCCGAAAACCGCTGCCGGCAAAGCGCAGGCGGCCATAGGGCGTATCGATCTCCTGCACGGCGCCGCGCGCCAAAATCTGCGGGTGATCGATCACTTCCTCGACCTTCCAGATGCTGGCGCAGGGCGCGCCCGCGGCCTCGAGGATTTTTTCCCACTCGCGCGGAGTCTTCTTCGCAAGCGCTTCCTCGATG is drawn from Bradyrhizobium lablabi and contains these coding sequences:
- the modB gene encoding molybdate ABC transporter permease subunit, with product MFDISPTEWTAIALSLRVATVATLVATPLGIAVAWLLARRDFWGKSVADALIHLPLVLPPVATGYLLLLTFGRRGLVGAWLADHLGIVFAFRWTGAALACGVMSFPLLVRPIRLSIEAVDRRLEQAASTLGAEPWRVFATVTLPLALPGVLAGMVLGFAKAIGEFGATITFVSNIPGETQTISSAIYSLIQTPDGDTAALRLVVVSVVIAMGALIASEWFARRATQRLHGN
- a CDS encoding TOBE domain-containing protein; its protein translation is MRISARNQIKGTVVEVKKGATTSHVRVDIGGGHIVTSSITNEAVDDLGIKAKGAVTVVIKASDVMIAVD
- the mepA gene encoding penicillin-insensitive murein endopeptidase; translation: MNSRLILIPLLLSAILASASAALAQDKGSVDPKPLPPLANPKDPKLGAKELFGRKVLPAAMPTHVIGFYAKGCIAGAEALPINGDTWQVMRLSRNRNWAHPDMVALLERLSAKVHKEAGWPGILIGDMSQPRGGPMITGHASHQVGLDADVWLTPMPDRRLSREEREEVSAVMMVRADRLDVDPAVWTPGHLIMIRAAAQEPSVQRIFVNAAIKKALCREAKGDRSWLGKIRPMYGHDYHFHIRIKCPPGSKECESQPDPESGEGCSAADFAFWFKDSTIHPKPSTEPPKPHPGITLAQLPAACRKVLAAPDAKQ
- a CDS encoding putative bifunctional diguanylate cyclase/phosphodiesterase, encoding MRKVRPKAANKLKRAAIARIPGLPAKPIPKLAGPSRRVAAEIGEIVRKRAEAEAAIADARKSHERLREAIDILPQGIVFLDAEGRYILWNKKYSEIYSRSSDLFVPGARLQDTIRIGVERGDYPEAVGREEEWIAERLTRLFRPGERHEQILADGRCILIEERLTEDGGIIGLRVDISELKQREDSFRLLFDSNPVPMIVCALDDERILGVNDAALAHYGHSRAEFEKLSIRKLQAFESEPPWAGDRSSDELTARTWKHVRADGTLIDLAIYSRELVYNDRPAVLLALMDITERKRAEARLAFMAQHDGLTGLPNRNLLRQQMDEILSHTRRSSDKVAVLVLGLDNFKSVNDTLGHGVGDKLLRGVAKRLRSTLREEDTIARLNSDEFAIVQSGLARPEDAVLLCRRLLEAIGDPYLLDGHSVVIGASIGIAMAPSDGDESEKLLKNADMALSRAKNEQRGTFSFFEAGMDARAQSRRKIEIDLRDAIQNDVLRPYYQPLIDLSTGRITGFEALVRWPHAERGMISPAEFIPVAEDTGLINALGGLMLRRACMDAAIWPDEVRVAVNLSPLQFRGGNLLSVVMDALKQSGLPPKRLELEITETLLLEKSSQVLATLHALRALGVRISMDDFGTGYSSLSYLRSFPFDKIKIDQSFVRDLGANPDAQAIVRSIISLGMGLGVTITAEGVETEAELSCLRSEGCHEGQGFLFSRARPNVEIVGLLKAQCGVDSVALGDATEEAALVA
- a CDS encoding class I SAM-dependent methyltransferase, with protein sequence MAEPQIRFNDGAGYERMMGVWSKLVGEVFLDWLAPRSGLRWIDVGCGNGAFTELIVRRYAPAEISGVDPSEGQLAFARARPTTRIAQFRQGDAMELPYAAHTFDAAVMALVIFFVPDPAKGLAEMVRVVAPGGSVAAYAWDVLGGGFPLLPIQREMRAMGVPVPLPPSSDVSRAEALQKLWTDAGLEGVETRKIEVQRTFPDFDDYWTTAMLASSTGPTVAAMPPDDAARLKSRVRAAMPADDAGRITYRTWANAVKGRVPS
- the modC gene encoding molybdenum ABC transporter ATP-binding protein; the encoded protein is MLRVDITKRLGEFSLEASFTSEGRVTGLFGASGAGKTSLINMIAGLLKPDRGIIAIDGETLDDTAKRVHVPAHRRRIGYVFQDARLFPHLNVAQNLDYGRRMNRLAEDPAQFKRVTDLLDIGHLLDRRPGKLSGGERQRVALGRALLSKPRLLLMDEPLGSLDEGRKVEILPYLVRLRDEANVPMVYVSHDAAELRQLATQIVMLRGGRVTALGGVKVLPGV
- a CDS encoding L,D-transpeptidase; protein product: MKRLSVGRRARLVFAAAVVMAGLAWSPARADVVVQIDKSAQRMAMSVDGMMRHNWPVSTGRSGYGTPSGTFHPQLMARRWFSRKYYNSPMPHAIFFYGGFAIHGTYELTRLGGPASHGCVRLDPSHAATLFALVGRNGPRNTRIEISN
- the modA gene encoding molybdate ABC transporter substrate-binding protein; this translates as MHRLAGLVAAFMILCGSAFLPALAQDKNLVVFAAASMKNALDDIDLAFTSKTGVKVSASYAASSVLAKQIEQGAPADIFVSADTDWMDYAVSKKNINEQTRINLLGNSIVLIAPKDSDINNVTIAPGFDLAKLAGDGKIATGDVKAVPVGKYAKAALEKLGAWQAAEPKFAMAESVRAALTLVARGEAALGIVYSTDAKVEPGVKIVGTFPADSHPPIIYPVAATTTARAEAADYLTFLKSSAAKTILERYGFTYLIRPTS